In a single window of the Pseudogemmatithrix spongiicola genome:
- a CDS encoding HD-GYP domain-containing protein, whose protein sequence is MSQQRVLRIVETVAAGALVVLAAFAALGEPPTTSEWRAAAFFTVFGVLAAALTYNTSKSTAGTISFLPFLSVALVSPNLAALLAVLMSTLLAEIVHRRPPLKLVFNTAQHTFSVAVGIALYLAVGGESVLTGAPQILPFVLLVATYFIVNKLAVSTVVAASSGSGTLQLWIKSIGGSALYDALSMPLIIFFAIAYARLGPGWTAILALPMLGIRQLYRTVYALEKVNEELLQLMVASIEARDPYTSGHSQRVARYARVIAKEVGLPPRQIERVEIAALLHDVGKIHEEFAHILRKPGRLSDEEFAMMKLHPIRSAELVAKVSHFADLVAPVRAHHEAWNGAGYPDQLAGQSIPLAARVIAIADTIDAMTTSRPYREGLSLEKVRAEIAAESGRQFDPALADAITTQRAWSAISETILRAQLDLPATELRLTYGGLVPGNTGEFVALGVGSKDVVHAA, encoded by the coding sequence ATGAGCCAGCAGCGCGTACTTCGAATCGTCGAAACTGTAGCCGCCGGTGCCCTCGTGGTGCTTGCGGCTTTCGCCGCTCTTGGCGAACCGCCTACCACCAGTGAGTGGCGAGCGGCTGCATTCTTCACGGTGTTCGGAGTCCTGGCTGCGGCGTTGACTTACAACACGTCGAAGTCGACTGCTGGAACTATCAGTTTTCTGCCGTTCTTGAGTGTCGCACTGGTTTCGCCGAATCTGGCAGCGTTGCTCGCAGTGTTGATGAGCACGCTCCTTGCCGAGATCGTACACAGACGACCGCCGCTCAAGCTTGTGTTCAACACAGCCCAGCACACGTTCTCCGTCGCGGTGGGCATTGCGCTATACCTCGCGGTCGGTGGCGAATCGGTGTTGACTGGGGCTCCACAGATTCTGCCGTTTGTGCTCCTCGTCGCGACGTACTTCATCGTTAACAAGCTTGCGGTGAGTACGGTTGTGGCGGCGTCCTCCGGATCCGGCACTCTGCAACTGTGGATCAAGAGCATCGGAGGTTCGGCGCTGTACGACGCGCTCTCGATGCCTCTGATCATCTTCTTCGCCATTGCTTATGCCCGGCTCGGCCCCGGCTGGACGGCGATTCTCGCATTGCCAATGCTTGGCATTCGGCAGCTATACCGGACTGTCTACGCTCTCGAGAAGGTGAACGAGGAGCTGCTTCAGCTCATGGTCGCGTCAATTGAAGCGCGTGACCCCTATACGTCGGGTCACTCTCAGCGAGTCGCGCGATACGCCCGTGTCATCGCAAAGGAGGTTGGCCTCCCGCCCCGCCAGATCGAGCGCGTGGAGATTGCTGCGCTATTGCACGATGTGGGCAAGATCCATGAGGAGTTTGCGCATATTCTTCGCAAGCCAGGAAGGCTGTCTGACGAAGAGTTCGCCATGATGAAGCTCCATCCAATTCGGAGTGCAGAGCTTGTCGCGAAGGTGTCCCACTTCGCTGACCTTGTGGCACCTGTGCGCGCCCATCATGAAGCATGGAACGGAGCGGGCTACCCGGATCAGCTTGCGGGCCAGAGTATTCCGCTGGCAGCGCGAGTCATAGCAATCGCCGACACGATTGACGCGATGACGACGTCACGCCCATATCGAGAAGGACTATCGCTCGAAAAGGTCCGAGCTGAGATTGCGGCAGAGAGTGGCCGCCAGTTCGATCCCGCGCTTGCTGATGCCATCACCACTCAGCGGGCATGGAGCGCAATCAGCGAGACCATTCTGCGCGCGCAGCTTGACTTGCCCGCTACTGAACTGCGCTTGACCTATGGCGGGTTGGTGCCGGGCAACACCGGTGAGTTTGTGGCGCTAGGTGTCGGTTCTAAGGACGTTGTTCACGCTGCATGA
- a CDS encoding IS481 family transposase translates to MNIHNNARLTAWGRAELVRRVVLDGEPVRAVAAALHISTSTAYKWLRRFAAGGWAALADRSSRPRRSPRATQPAQIERILRLRAKRLTGPEIAERLGLAVSTVGRILTRAGQGRLKGPGATGGPRYERETPGELLHVDTKALDRFVAAGHRAHGNRSKVGRRRGLGQDHLHVAVDDATRLAYAALLPTQDAAACARFLDAAHRWFAQLGIPVHGVMTDNAKAYTSHAVQAMLAAHGIRHLRTKPYRPQTNGKAERFIQTALRRWAYKKPYRSSRHRNAALPDFLDCYNVERPHRSLGRVPPLLHFLMQREQRP, encoded by the coding sequence GTGAACATCCACAACAATGCGCGATTGACCGCCTGGGGGCGAGCCGAGCTCGTTCGCCGGGTGGTCCTCGACGGCGAACCGGTGCGCGCCGTCGCCGCCGCCCTCCACATCAGCACGAGCACGGCGTACAAGTGGCTGCGGCGCTTCGCGGCCGGCGGCTGGGCTGCGCTGGCCGATCGCTCGTCGCGGCCGCGGCGCTCGCCGCGCGCGACGCAGCCCGCGCAGATCGAGCGAATCCTCCGGCTCCGGGCGAAGCGCCTGACGGGTCCCGAGATCGCGGAGCGACTCGGGCTCGCGGTCTCGACGGTCGGCCGGATCCTGACGCGCGCGGGCCAAGGCCGGCTGAAGGGGCCCGGCGCAACCGGCGGGCCGCGCTACGAGCGCGAGACGCCGGGCGAGCTCCTGCACGTCGACACGAAGGCGCTCGACCGCTTCGTCGCGGCGGGCCACCGCGCGCACGGCAACCGCTCGAAGGTCGGCCGCCGTCGGGGGCTCGGCCAGGACCACCTGCACGTCGCGGTCGACGACGCGACGCGCCTCGCGTACGCGGCGCTGCTGCCGACGCAGGACGCGGCGGCGTGCGCGCGCTTCCTCGACGCGGCGCACCGCTGGTTTGCACAGTTGGGCATACCGGTCCACGGCGTGATGACCGACAACGCGAAGGCCTACACCAGCCACGCTGTGCAGGCGATGCTCGCCGCGCACGGGATCCGGCACCTGCGCACCAAGCCCTACCGCCCGCAGACGAACGGCAAGGCGGAGCGCTTCATCCAGACCGCGCTCCGCCGCTGGGCCTACAAGAAGCCCTACCGCAGCTCCCGCCACCGCAACGCGGCGCTACCCGACTTCCTAGATTGCTACAACGTCGAACGGCCGCACCGGTCGCTCGGCCGCGTCCCCCCGCTGCTCCACTTCCTCATGCAGCGTGAACAACGTCCTTAG